In one Gossypium hirsutum isolate 1008001.06 chromosome D09, Gossypium_hirsutum_v2.1, whole genome shotgun sequence genomic region, the following are encoded:
- the LOC107890567 gene encoding E3 ubiquitin-protein ligase PRT1 isoform X1 has protein sequence MEKEEKINVNIDETLTETENEEHVEDEKERLDVNLPPEEFPNEFQCCVCLELLYKPVVLACGHMSCFWCVYNAMNHVYQSNCPICRCPFNHFPSVCQLLHFLLLKLYPIAYKRRERQVQEEENEAGRFSLQFDKNLVEPMPCENSDIFRNNQNQPHLEMDIHSESCSKDQESSSSRDSLKMTMQDENGMANKPTTSSKDPEVSRNEPNEGKSWIQNEFEHKDQKVSIADLLCAACKRLLLRPVVLNCGHVYCESCFLIPKDENLRCQVCKSLQPNGFPSVCLILEQFLEEHFPEEYTERQRTLLKEHSCSIQAQRDAKRSAASMSMDFYSSWFLGNGPKVHIGVGCDYCGMTPIIGERYRCKDCVEKIGFDLCESCYKAPAKIPGRFNQQHKPEHQLEIVQPLSLSDFISRLTSEQSDDDISDAPGHTDDASHMPMLSASVQQDEGDGSQDPEDVSPSLILSVDVSLDQEDDSDDPNDNISSDTINQGFNPVNSCNYS, from the exons atggaaaaagaggAGAAAATCAATGTTAATATCGATGAAACCCTAACAGAAACAGAGAATGAAGAACATgttgaagatgaaaaagaaagactTGATGTTAACCTTCCACCTGAGGAATTTCCAAACGAGTTCCAATGTTGCGTTTGCTT GGAACTCCTTTACAAGCCTGTTGTATTAG CCTGTGGCCACATGTCATGCTTCTGGTGTGTCTATAATGCAATGAATCATGTTTATCAGTCAAATTGCCCCATTTGTCGGTGCCCATTCAATCATTTCCCAAGTGTCTGCCAATTGCTGCACTTTTTGCTTCTGAAGTTGTATCCTATAGCCTATAAGAGAAGGGAAAGGCAAGTCCAAG AAGAAGAGAATGAAGCTGGCCGATTCTCacttcaatttgataaaaatttagtTGAACCAATGCCTTGTGAGAATTCAGATATTTTCAGGAATAACCAAAACCAGCCTCATCTTGAAATGGACATTCATTCAGAAAGTTGTTCTAAGGATCAGGAATCTTCCTCATCCAGAGATTCACTAAAAATGACCATGCAAGATGAAAATGGTATGGCAAATAAACCGACGACATCTTCAAAGGACCCTGAAGTTTCTAGAAATGAACCCAACGAAGGAAAGAGTTGGATCCAAAATGAGTTTGAGCATAAAGATCAAAAGGTTTCTATTGCCGATTTACTCTGTGCTGCATGCAAGAGGCTGCTTTTGCGACCAGTTGTTCTCAATTGTGGCCATG TATATTGTGAATCTTGTTTTCTTATTCCAAAAGATGAAAACCTTAGGTGTCAAGTCTGTAAAAGCTTGCAACCAAATGGATTTCCTAGTGTTTGTTTAATTCTGGAGCAATTCTTGGAGGAGCACTTTCCTGAAGAATATACAGAAAGACAGAGGACTTTACTCAAAGAACACAGTT GTTCAATACAAGCTCAACGAGATGCAAAGCGGTCAGCAGCATCGATGTCCATGGATTTCTACTCATCATGGTTTCTTGGCAATGGGCCAAAAGTTCATATCGGAGTGGGCTGTGATTATTGTGGG ATGACTCCAATAATAGGGGAGAGATACAGATGCAAAGACTGCGTGGAGAAAATAGGTTTTGACCTATGCGAATCATGCTACAAAGCTCCAGCTAAGATCCCTGGTCGATTTAATCAGCAGCATAAACCCGAACATCAATTAGAAATTGTACAGCCTTTAAGCCTAAGTGACTTTATATCCAGGCTGACCTCGGAACAATCCGATGATGATATCTCAGATGCACCTGGACATACCGATGATGCTTCACATATGCCTATGTTGTCAGCCAGTGTTCAACAAGATGAAGGTGATGGTTCTCAAGACCCTGAAGATGTTTCTCCTTCTCTGATTTTATCAGTTGATGTGTCATTGGATCAAGAGGATGACTCTGATGATCCAAATGATAATATTTCATCAGATACGATAAATCAAGGGTTTAATCCTGTTAATTCATGCAATTACTCTTAG
- the LOC107890567 gene encoding E3 ubiquitin-protein ligase PRT1 isoform X2 yields MLRLLFVGALFPWIPSEGDFLLCSRELLYKPVVLACGHMSCFWCVYNAMNHVYQSNCPICRCPFNHFPSVCQLLHFLLLKLYPIAYKRRERQVQEEENEAGRFSLQFDKNLVEPMPCENSDIFRNNQNQPHLEMDIHSESCSKDQESSSSRDSLKMTMQDENGMANKPTTSSKDPEVSRNEPNEGKSWIQNEFEHKDQKVSIADLLCAACKRLLLRPVVLNCGHVYCESCFLIPKDENLRCQVCKSLQPNGFPSVCLILEQFLEEHFPEEYTERQRTLLKEHSCSIQAQRDAKRSAASMSMDFYSSWFLGNGPKVHIGVGCDYCGMTPIIGERYRCKDCVEKIGFDLCESCYKAPAKIPGRFNQQHKPEHQLEIVQPLSLSDFISRLTSEQSDDDISDAPGHTDDASHMPMLSASVQQDEGDGSQDPEDVSPSLILSVDVSLDQEDDSDDPNDNISSDTINQGFNPVNSCNYS; encoded by the exons ATGTTGCGTTTGCTT TTTGTTGGAGCTCTATTTCCTTGGATACCTTCTGAAGGTGATTTCCTTTTGTGTTCCAGGGAACTCCTTTACAAGCCTGTTGTATTAG CCTGTGGCCACATGTCATGCTTCTGGTGTGTCTATAATGCAATGAATCATGTTTATCAGTCAAATTGCCCCATTTGTCGGTGCCCATTCAATCATTTCCCAAGTGTCTGCCAATTGCTGCACTTTTTGCTTCTGAAGTTGTATCCTATAGCCTATAAGAGAAGGGAAAGGCAAGTCCAAG AAGAAGAGAATGAAGCTGGCCGATTCTCacttcaatttgataaaaatttagtTGAACCAATGCCTTGTGAGAATTCAGATATTTTCAGGAATAACCAAAACCAGCCTCATCTTGAAATGGACATTCATTCAGAAAGTTGTTCTAAGGATCAGGAATCTTCCTCATCCAGAGATTCACTAAAAATGACCATGCAAGATGAAAATGGTATGGCAAATAAACCGACGACATCTTCAAAGGACCCTGAAGTTTCTAGAAATGAACCCAACGAAGGAAAGAGTTGGATCCAAAATGAGTTTGAGCATAAAGATCAAAAGGTTTCTATTGCCGATTTACTCTGTGCTGCATGCAAGAGGCTGCTTTTGCGACCAGTTGTTCTCAATTGTGGCCATG TATATTGTGAATCTTGTTTTCTTATTCCAAAAGATGAAAACCTTAGGTGTCAAGTCTGTAAAAGCTTGCAACCAAATGGATTTCCTAGTGTTTGTTTAATTCTGGAGCAATTCTTGGAGGAGCACTTTCCTGAAGAATATACAGAAAGACAGAGGACTTTACTCAAAGAACACAGTT GTTCAATACAAGCTCAACGAGATGCAAAGCGGTCAGCAGCATCGATGTCCATGGATTTCTACTCATCATGGTTTCTTGGCAATGGGCCAAAAGTTCATATCGGAGTGGGCTGTGATTATTGTGGG ATGACTCCAATAATAGGGGAGAGATACAGATGCAAAGACTGCGTGGAGAAAATAGGTTTTGACCTATGCGAATCATGCTACAAAGCTCCAGCTAAGATCCCTGGTCGATTTAATCAGCAGCATAAACCCGAACATCAATTAGAAATTGTACAGCCTTTAAGCCTAAGTGACTTTATATCCAGGCTGACCTCGGAACAATCCGATGATGATATCTCAGATGCACCTGGACATACCGATGATGCTTCACATATGCCTATGTTGTCAGCCAGTGTTCAACAAGATGAAGGTGATGGTTCTCAAGACCCTGAAGATGTTTCTCCTTCTCTGATTTTATCAGTTGATGTGTCATTGGATCAAGAGGATGACTCTGATGATCCAAATGATAATATTTCATCAGATACGATAAATCAAGGGTTTAATCCTGTTAATTCATGCAATTACTCTTAG
- the LOC107890566 gene encoding 2-hydroxy-palmitic acid dioxygenase mpo1 produces the protein MGKPRLLDLENHFAFYGAYHSNPINILIHTLFVWPIFFTSLILFYFTPAFCDLSQSGIVPSGFNYALVLNYGSAFSIFLGLFYVVLDKKAGSLAALLCLACWVGASFIAAKLGYSLAWKVVLVSQLLCWTGQFLGHGIFEKRAPALLDNLVQALLMAPFFVLLEVLQSLFGYEPYPGFQMRVNAKIKAEIKEWQDKKLKKVS, from the exons ATGGGAAAACCACGATTGTTGGATCTTGAGAACCATTTTGCGTTTTATGGGGCATATCACAGTAACCCAATTAACATTTTGATACATACTTTATTTGTCTGGCCGATATTTTTCACATCTCTTATACTTTTCTACTTCACCCCAGCTTTCTGTGATCTTTCTCAATCTGGGATTGTCCCTTCTGGATTTAATTATGCTTTGGTTCTCAATTATGGATCTGCTTTTTCTATTTTCCTAGGCTTGTTTTATGTAGTTTTGGATAAGAAAGCTGGGTCTTTGGCCGCTTTGCTGTGCTTAGCTTGCTGGGTTGGAGCTAGTTTCATCGCTGCAAAACTTGGCTATTCTCTGGCCTGGAAG GTTGTGCTGGTATCTCAATTGCTTTGTTGGACAGGACAGTTTCTTGGCCATGGAATTTTCGAG AAACGAGCACCCGCGCTGTTGGACAATCTTGTTCAAGCTTTACTAATGGCTCCTTTCTTTGTTTTGCTCGAG GTTCTTCAATCATTATTTGGATACGAACCATATCCTGGTTTTCAGATGCGCGTAAATGCAAAGATCAAAGCCGAAATCAAGGAGTGGCAGGACAAGAAACTGAAAAAGGTTTCTTAG